A region from the Misgurnus anguillicaudatus chromosome 7, ASM2758022v2, whole genome shotgun sequence genome encodes:
- the klf11b gene encoding Krueppel-like factor 11b isoform X1, protein MSTLEFDNMEEICGGTRMEVCKGFLDGKRHSSEHSSCSLTEYNDLEAAEALVCMSFWSQMSPKPNVFKPRPLTPASDSCDSVLQPEPPETPKDFVSLSSLCMTPPHSPSFTEISNTTVPGSPSPLAQPCPSLLSARSAFPTITSVNQMASSGHRTEKTTSPPCRAMATSVIRHTADSSLYQNIPQAVYPSKTDKQLPEVPSATPSPPCQPQKDKTTECHNTSTPPSKIDTLSTPQSPPPTPSPPIICQMFPVGQPGVISATFIQKPSPGVKSILPQPLLMGSPVPQGTVMFVMPQSPVSSASQCPQTVMTLGNTKLLPLAPAPVYVPSGQSIAMQVDFSRRRNYVCNFSGCRKTYFKSSHLKAHLRTHTGEKPFSCNWEGCDKKFARSDELSRHRRTHTGEKKFVCPVCDRRFMRSDHLTKHARRHMTTKKMPSWQTEVRSMNKITTVKALPHGTALPVSMLLPASN, encoded by the exons ATGTCAACACTTGAGTTTGATAACATGGAAGAAATATGTGGG GGAACTCGGATGGAGGTCTGCAAGGGATTCCTGGATGGGAAAAGGCATAGCAGCGAGCACTCTTCCTGCAGTCTGACAGAATATAATGACTTGGAGGCTGCTGAAGCTTTGGTCTGCATGAGCTTCTGGAGTCAGATGTCTCCAAAACCCAACGTCTTCAAACCTCGCCCTCTCACACCAGCGTCAGACTCTTGCGATTCTGTTTTGCAACCCGAACCGCCGGAGACTCCGAAGGACTTCGTCTCATTATCCTCCCTG TGCATGACACCACCTCACAGCCCCAGTTTTACTGAGATCTCTAACACTACAGTGCCGGGATCTCCTTCCCCACTGGCCCAACCGTGTCCCAGCCTCCTCAGTGCAAGATCTGCTTTTCCCACCATAACTTCCGTCAACCAGATGGCCTCTTCTGGACACCGTACAGAGAAGACCACATCTCCACCCTGCAGAGCAATGGCAACCAGCGTAATACGCCACACGGCCGACAGCTCCTTGTATCAAAACATTCCACAAGCCGTGTACCCATCAAAGACTGATAAACAGCTGCCTGAGGTTCCTTCAGCAACGCCTTCACCGCCCTGCCAACCCCAGAAAGACAAAACAACAGAATGCCATAACACCAGCACGCCCCCCTCCAAAATCGATACGCTTTCAACTCCTCAATCACCACCCCCAACACCAAGTCCACCAATCATATGCCAGATGTTCCCAGTGGGACAACCAGGAGTCATATCGGCCACGTTTATTCAGAAGCCCAGCCCTGGGGTGAAGTCTATCTTACCACAGCCTCTCTTGATGGGCTCTCCAGTGCCTCAGGGGACAGTGATGTTTGTGATGCCCCAATCGCCAGTGTCTTCTGCTTCACAGTGCCCACAGACTGTTATGACTCTGGGCAACACCAAGCTACTGCCCCTTGCTCCAGCGCCTGTCTATGTGCCTTCAGGCCAAAGCATTGCCATGCAGGTCGACTTTTCACGGAGACGCAACTACGTCTGCAATTTCTCAGGCTGTCGGAAGACATATTTCAAGAGCTCTCACCTGAAGGCACATCTGAGAACTCACACAG GTGAGAAACCGTTTAGCTGTAACTGGGAAGGATGCGATAAGAAATTCGCCCGGTCTGATGAACTCTCCCGGCATCGGCGAACACACACAGGCGAGAAGAAGTTCGTCTGTCCGGTGTGCGACCGGCGGTTTATGCGTAGCGACCACCTCACCAAGCACGCCCGTCGGCACATGACCACCAAGAAGATGCCTTCCTGGCAAACGGAGGTGCGAAGTATGAATAAGATCACCACAGTTAAAGCCTTGCCCCATGGGACAGCATTACCAGTCAGCATGTTGCTTCCAGCCTCAAACTAA
- the klf11b gene encoding Krueppel-like factor 11b isoform X2, producing MEVCKGFLDGKRHSSEHSSCSLTEYNDLEAAEALVCMSFWSQMSPKPNVFKPRPLTPASDSCDSVLQPEPPETPKDFVSLSSLCMTPPHSPSFTEISNTTVPGSPSPLAQPCPSLLSARSAFPTITSVNQMASSGHRTEKTTSPPCRAMATSVIRHTADSSLYQNIPQAVYPSKTDKQLPEVPSATPSPPCQPQKDKTTECHNTSTPPSKIDTLSTPQSPPPTPSPPIICQMFPVGQPGVISATFIQKPSPGVKSILPQPLLMGSPVPQGTVMFVMPQSPVSSASQCPQTVMTLGNTKLLPLAPAPVYVPSGQSIAMQVDFSRRRNYVCNFSGCRKTYFKSSHLKAHLRTHTGEKPFSCNWEGCDKKFARSDELSRHRRTHTGEKKFVCPVCDRRFMRSDHLTKHARRHMTTKKMPSWQTEVRSMNKITTVKALPHGTALPVSMLLPASN from the exons ATGGAGGTCTGCAAGGGATTCCTGGATGGGAAAAGGCATAGCAGCGAGCACTCTTCCTGCAGTCTGACAGAATATAATGACTTGGAGGCTGCTGAAGCTTTGGTCTGCATGAGCTTCTGGAGTCAGATGTCTCCAAAACCCAACGTCTTCAAACCTCGCCCTCTCACACCAGCGTCAGACTCTTGCGATTCTGTTTTGCAACCCGAACCGCCGGAGACTCCGAAGGACTTCGTCTCATTATCCTCCCTG TGCATGACACCACCTCACAGCCCCAGTTTTACTGAGATCTCTAACACTACAGTGCCGGGATCTCCTTCCCCACTGGCCCAACCGTGTCCCAGCCTCCTCAGTGCAAGATCTGCTTTTCCCACCATAACTTCCGTCAACCAGATGGCCTCTTCTGGACACCGTACAGAGAAGACCACATCTCCACCCTGCAGAGCAATGGCAACCAGCGTAATACGCCACACGGCCGACAGCTCCTTGTATCAAAACATTCCACAAGCCGTGTACCCATCAAAGACTGATAAACAGCTGCCTGAGGTTCCTTCAGCAACGCCTTCACCGCCCTGCCAACCCCAGAAAGACAAAACAACAGAATGCCATAACACCAGCACGCCCCCCTCCAAAATCGATACGCTTTCAACTCCTCAATCACCACCCCCAACACCAAGTCCACCAATCATATGCCAGATGTTCCCAGTGGGACAACCAGGAGTCATATCGGCCACGTTTATTCAGAAGCCCAGCCCTGGGGTGAAGTCTATCTTACCACAGCCTCTCTTGATGGGCTCTCCAGTGCCTCAGGGGACAGTGATGTTTGTGATGCCCCAATCGCCAGTGTCTTCTGCTTCACAGTGCCCACAGACTGTTATGACTCTGGGCAACACCAAGCTACTGCCCCTTGCTCCAGCGCCTGTCTATGTGCCTTCAGGCCAAAGCATTGCCATGCAGGTCGACTTTTCACGGAGACGCAACTACGTCTGCAATTTCTCAGGCTGTCGGAAGACATATTTCAAGAGCTCTCACCTGAAGGCACATCTGAGAACTCACACAG GTGAGAAACCGTTTAGCTGTAACTGGGAAGGATGCGATAAGAAATTCGCCCGGTCTGATGAACTCTCCCGGCATCGGCGAACACACACAGGCGAGAAGAAGTTCGTCTGTCCGGTGTGCGACCGGCGGTTTATGCGTAGCGACCACCTCACCAAGCACGCCCGTCGGCACATGACCACCAAGAAGATGCCTTCCTGGCAAACGGAGGTGCGAAGTATGAATAAGATCACCACAGTTAAAGCCTTGCCCCATGGGACAGCATTACCAGTCAGCATGTTGCTTCCAGCCTCAAACTAA